A region of Malaciobacter marinus DNA encodes the following proteins:
- a CDS encoding NCS2 family permease — MNLFKLKEHNTNVKTEFTAGFTTFLTMMYIVPVNGFILADAGLPMDAVVTATALITILATIFSGLWANTPIAMSVGMGLNAYFSYGLVLGMNIPWQTALGIVFLSGVLFVLLSFTNFRVWIMTSIPMNLRRAISAGIGTFIAFIGLKQMAMIVPDKVTYVKLGDFSEPNVLIGALGLILAFIFYAYRLKGAFIFSIGITSIVAWFLEINPMPTSFLSAPASISPIFMQLDVVSALSLSLLPVIITFLITDMFDTLGTLTGIGARANMFQSGNKDDKSLQKTLEADAISTAAGSMIGVSTTTAFVESSTGVEEGGRTGLTAIFTAMFFITTLFMLPLFKSIPSNAIYPVLVVVGVLMFTELGKINFEQVDLATSAGAFFIVTLMPLTFSITNGIAAGFLAYTIIKLTKREFSDLNIGILTITLISLLVFILQG, encoded by the coding sequence ATGAACCTCTTCAAACTCAAAGAGCATAACACAAATGTCAAAACAGAGTTTACTGCTGGATTTACTACTTTTTTGACAATGATGTATATAGTTCCTGTAAATGGTTTTATTCTTGCTGATGCAGGTTTACCTATGGACGCAGTTGTTACTGCTACTGCTCTTATTACTATTTTAGCTACAATTTTTTCTGGTCTTTGGGCTAACACTCCAATTGCAATGAGTGTTGGTATGGGATTAAATGCGTATTTTTCTTATGGACTTGTTTTAGGGATGAATATTCCTTGGCAAACTGCACTAGGTATCGTATTTTTATCAGGTGTACTTTTTGTACTTTTGTCATTTACAAACTTTAGAGTTTGGATTATGACCTCAATTCCTATGAATTTAAGACGAGCAATATCTGCTGGTATTGGTACTTTTATTGCTTTTATTGGTTTAAAACAAATGGCAATGATTGTTCCTGATAAAGTTACTTATGTAAAACTTGGTGATTTTTCTGAACCAAATGTTTTAATCGGTGCTCTTGGTTTGATTCTTGCTTTTATTTTCTACGCATATAGATTAAAAGGTGCCTTTATCTTTTCTATTGGTATTACTTCAATTGTTGCATGGTTTTTAGAAATAAATCCAATGCCTACAAGCTTTTTATCTGCTCCTGCGTCTATTTCTCCAATATTTATGCAACTTGACGTTGTAAGTGCTTTATCTTTATCTTTATTGCCTGTTATTATTACTTTTTTAATTACTGATATGTTTGATACACTTGGAACACTAACAGGAATTGGAGCTAGAGCAAATATGTTTCAAAGTGGAAATAAAGATGATAAGTCTTTACAAAAAACTTTAGAAGCAGATGCTATATCAACAGCTGCTGGAAGTATGATAGGTGTTTCTACTACAACTGCTTTTGTTGAAAGTTCAACTGGAGTAGAAGAGGGTGGAAGAACAGGTCTTACAGCAATATTTACAGCAATGTTTTTTATAACAACACTATTTATGTTACCACTTTTTAAATCAATTCCATCAAATGCAATTTATCCTGTATTAGTTGTTGTTGGAGTGCTAATGTTTACTGAACTTGGTAAAATAAACTTTGAACAAGTTGATTTAGCTACAAGTGCAGGGGCATTTTTTATTGTTACTTTAATGCCTTTAACTTTTTCTATTACAAATGGTATCGCAGCAGGTTTTTTAGCATATACGATTATTAAACTTACAAAAAGAGAGTTTAGTGATTTAAATATTGGAATCTTAACAATTACATTAATAAGTCTATTAGTATTTATATTACAAGGTTAA
- a CDS encoding damage-control phosphatase ARMT1 family protein: protein MNITNTCVECIINQIQKATKLLDFDDKSSKELMDEVNKKAKKFDFSRTPPFVAKEVYELLSIKSNLKDPLYLLKQNSIKNAISYLPIIKKQIQNSEDKLFTAIKAAVAGNVIDFAVTKEFSLEDEIKTVFHTPFSINHYKIFKEELEKHNELLILSDNAGENVFDKELIKVLNLLYPNLQITYATRGKPIINDITTKEAIQIGIHKHCKVISTGVDTPGMEKSQASKEFLQIFENAPLILAKGMGNFECLESYNDNRIFFLFKVKCEVVANKVSKNLADLILKRG from the coding sequence ATGAATATAACAAATACATGTGTTGAATGCATTATAAATCAAATACAAAAAGCTACAAAATTGTTAGATTTTGATGATAAATCAAGCAAAGAACTTATGGATGAAGTAAATAAAAAAGCAAAAAAATTCGATTTTTCAAGAACTCCACCTTTTGTTGCAAAAGAAGTATATGAACTACTTTCAATAAAAAGTAATTTAAAAGACCCTTTATATTTGTTAAAACAAAATTCAATAAAAAATGCAATATCTTATCTTCCGATTATAAAAAAGCAAATACAAAATAGTGAGGATAAACTTTTTACAGCAATAAAAGCAGCAGTTGCAGGAAATGTAATAGATTTTGCTGTAACAAAAGAGTTTAGCTTAGAAGATGAGATAAAAACAGTTTTTCATACACCTTTTTCAATTAATCACTACAAAATATTTAAAGAAGAGTTAGAAAAACACAATGAACTTCTTATTTTGTCTGATAATGCAGGTGAGAATGTATTTGATAAAGAGTTAATAAAAGTATTAAACTTACTATATCCAAATTTACAAATTACATATGCAACAAGAGGTAAACCTATTATAAATGATATTACTACAAAAGAAGCTATTCAAATAGGTATTCATAAGCATTGTAAAGTAATAAGCACAGGTGTTGACACTCCAGGGATGGAAAAGTCACAAGCATCAAAAGAGTTTTTACAAATATTTGAAAATGCACCATTAATTTTAGCAAAAGGAATGGGTAATTTTGAGTGTTTAGAAAGTTATAATGATAATAGAATATTCTTTTTATTTAAAGTTAAATGTGAAGTTGTAGCAAACAAAGTTTCAAAAAATTTAGCAGATTTAATACTAAAAAGGGGCTAA
- a CDS encoding ATP-binding protein — protein MKNITIKAKLILLFILIKVIPLLLLAYIAYEGVIKLDEYLRNSTKYLFNQSKEIILNTANASIDDSVKNLDKKSQLAIERLSFEIAKNVANFLYERDKDILFLSNIPLNKNILKEFYKSKQREIIVHGEYYYDEKSKRWKSSKRIKSIKRQQRKAQLKDNEKEFNYTDPKELKRVKIPIYKEVSYFDINGKEIYKISQINKQLLDISKKKNTYVNSEEYFKKIEELKKGQIYVSDVIGQSVKTNIIGTFTKKKAKDANISFEPQNHGYAGKENPKGKKFEGIIRFVTPVYKKDKKVGYVSLALDHEHIMQFTDTVNPVDKNPIQDIADASVGNYAFMWDYEGKNISHPRDYSIVGYNPRTGQRTMPWLSEDVAKKYYASKKDINEFLKDYPKFEEQSLNKKPNMKQLIKDGNVGLDCKYLNFAPQCQGWMQLTQNGGYGSFIIHWSNIWKLSTAATIPYYTGKYANSKRGFGFVSIGANVNEFHAAANKTKRDVRKILQEQTINMKEIVDENNFEIKSFIKSLINELTVITFIMVVLVIAIAIWMSNYILSKIEKLLTGTKKFANNELDYRIKETSSDEIGKLEKSFNKMASKIKNLIVEQNELNEHLEEKVKEKTKELTIINAELENRVKQEVSNNRQKDMHLVQQSKMANIGEMVSMIIHQWKQPLNAISMINSGIELRLNLKQNDDESLSKDNQSIKKQINLMSNTMNDFRDFFKQKDKTIYKLDEVIHKTINLINDIYRSLGVKINYNTTNKELKTVGYENELIQVLLNVLNNARDIIKEKNCEIKRIDIEIISMGDDIIIQVKDYAGGIPKTIIENIFEPYFTTKSDEKGTGLGLYMCKSILNKVNAEINVENFSETFDDKEYFGANFKIIIQNYKG, from the coding sequence ATGAAAAATATAACTATTAAAGCTAAACTAATTCTTCTTTTTATTCTTATTAAAGTAATACCTCTTTTATTACTTGCTTATATTGCATATGAAGGTGTAATAAAATTAGATGAGTATTTAAGAAATAGTACAAAATACCTTTTTAATCAAAGTAAAGAAATTATATTAAATACTGCAAATGCTTCAATAGATGATAGTGTTAAAAATCTTGATAAAAAATCCCAATTAGCAATAGAACGATTGTCTTTTGAAATTGCAAAGAATGTAGCTAATTTTTTATATGAAAGAGATAAAGATATACTTTTTTTATCAAATATACCTTTAAATAAAAATATTTTAAAAGAGTTTTATAAAAGTAAACAAAGAGAGATAATAGTACATGGAGAATACTATTATGATGAGAAAAGTAAAAGATGGAAATCAAGTAAGAGAATAAAAAGTATAAAAAGACAGCAAAGAAAAGCCCAATTAAAAGATAATGAAAAAGAGTTTAATTATACAGACCCAAAAGAGTTAAAAAGAGTAAAAATACCAATCTATAAAGAAGTTAGCTACTTTGATATAAATGGAAAAGAGATATATAAAATATCACAAATAAATAAACAGTTGTTAGATATATCAAAAAAGAAAAATACATATGTAAACTCAGAAGAGTATTTTAAAAAAATAGAAGAGTTAAAAAAAGGGCAAATATATGTAAGTGATGTAATAGGGCAAAGTGTAAAAACAAATATAATAGGAACCTTTACAAAAAAGAAAGCAAAAGATGCAAATATATCATTTGAACCTCAAAATCATGGATATGCAGGGAAAGAGAATCCAAAAGGGAAGAAGTTTGAGGGAATAATAAGGTTTGTAACACCAGTATATAAAAAAGATAAAAAAGTAGGATATGTAAGTTTAGCATTAGATCATGAACATATAATGCAATTTACAGATACAGTAAATCCAGTGGATAAAAATCCAATACAAGATATAGCAGATGCAAGTGTAGGGAATTATGCATTCATGTGGGATTATGAGGGGAAAAATATTTCTCATCCAAGGGATTATTCAATAGTAGGATATAATCCAAGGACAGGACAAAGAACAATGCCATGGTTAAGTGAAGATGTGGCAAAGAAATATTATGCATCAAAAAAAGATATAAATGAATTTTTAAAAGATTATCCAAAGTTTGAAGAACAAAGTTTAAATAAAAAACCAAATATGAAGCAGTTAATAAAAGATGGTAATGTAGGATTAGATTGTAAATACTTAAATTTTGCACCACAATGTCAAGGTTGGATGCAGTTAACACAAAATGGAGGATATGGATCATTTATAATACATTGGAGTAATATATGGAAACTATCAACAGCAGCAACAATACCTTACTATACAGGTAAGTATGCCAATAGTAAAAGAGGATTTGGTTTTGTAAGTATTGGTGCAAATGTTAATGAATTTCATGCAGCTGCAAATAAAACAAAAAGAGATGTTCGAAAAATACTGCAAGAACAAACAATTAATATGAAAGAGATTGTAGATGAGAATAATTTTGAAATAAAATCTTTTATTAAATCACTTATAAATGAACTTACAGTTATTACTTTTATAATGGTAGTTTTAGTTATAGCAATAGCAATTTGGATGTCAAATTACATTCTTTCAAAAATTGAGAAACTATTAACAGGAACTAAGAAATTTGCAAATAATGAGTTAGATTATAGGATTAAAGAGACATCAAGTGATGAAATAGGAAAATTAGAAAAATCATTTAATAAGATGGCTTCAAAAATCAAAAATCTAATTGTTGAGCAAAATGAATTAAATGAACATCTTGAAGAAAAAGTAAAAGAAAAAACAAAAGAACTTACTATTATAAATGCTGAGCTTGAAAATAGAGTAAAACAAGAAGTTTCAAACAATAGACAAAAAGATATGCATTTAGTACAACAAAGTAAAATGGCAAATATTGGTGAGATGGTATCTATGATTATTCATCAATGGAAGCAACCTTTAAATGCTATTAGCATGATAAATTCTGGAATTGAATTGAGGTTGAATTTAAAACAAAATGATGATGAATCATTAAGTAAAGATAATCAATCAATTAAAAAACAAATAAATCTTATGTCCAATACTATGAATGATTTTAGAGATTTCTTTAAACAAAAAGATAAAACTATTTATAAACTTGATGAAGTGATTCATAAAACTATTAATCTAATAAATGATATATATAGATCTCTTGGAGTTAAAATTAATTATAATACTACAAATAAAGAGTTAAAAACAGTTGGATATGAAAATGAACTTATTCAAGTATTGTTAAATGTATTAAATAATGCAAGAGATATAATAAAAGAAAAAAATTGTGAAATAAAAAGAATAGATATTGAAATTATATCTATGGGTGATGATATAATAATACAAGTAAAAGATTATGCAGGTGGAATTCCAAAAACTATAATTGAGAATATTTTTGAACCATACTTTACAACAAAATCTGATGAAAAAGGTACAGGTCTTGGACTTTATATGTGTAAATCTATTTTAAATAAAGTTAATGCAGAAATAAATGTAGAAAATTTTTCAGAAACTTTTGATGATAAAGAGTATTTTGGAGCAAATTTCAAAATAATTATACAAAATTATAAAGGTTAG
- a CDS encoding uracil-xanthine permease family protein, whose amino-acid sequence MNKPTDYKFRVKDSILGVQFLFVAFGALVLVPILTGLNPNVAFFTAGVGTLVFQFITKGNIPPIFLASSFAFIAPISHGVKTWGIAATMSGLFAAGLLYVLLSFLVRLKGDNFLHKLLPPIVVGPVIMAIGLILSPAAVHMAMGRTGDGAVQVIPVEQAMIISMIALLVTVFISLLGKGIFKLIPILGGIIIGYAVSLYYGIVDFSPVKQAAWFIIPEFTAPEFNWQAILFILPIAIAPAIEHIGDMLAISKVTKEDYLKKPGLKNTLLGDGLATSVASLFGGPPNTTYSEVTGAVTVTKAYNPAIMTWTAIAAIILAFVGKLGGLLATIPLPVMGGIMLLLFGIIASIGISTLIKANTDLSCPRNMAIVAMILVFSIGGMTFNFGGVAFSGIGLGAIVGIFLNLILPQPRES is encoded by the coding sequence ATGAACAAACCTACAGATTATAAGTTTAGAGTTAAAGATTCAATTTTAGGTGTGCAATTTTTATTTGTTGCATTTGGTGCATTGGTTTTAGTTCCTATTTTAACAGGTCTTAATCCAAATGTTGCATTTTTTACTGCAGGTGTTGGAACTTTAGTTTTCCAATTTATTACAAAAGGAAATATTCCTCCAATCTTTCTTGCATCTTCATTTGCTTTTATTGCTCCTATTTCTCATGGGGTTAAAACATGGGGAATTGCTGCAACTATGTCTGGGCTTTTTGCAGCTGGACTTTTATATGTGCTATTGAGTTTTTTGGTTAGATTAAAAGGTGATAATTTTTTACATAAACTTTTACCTCCTATTGTTGTTGGACCTGTTATTATGGCAATTGGTTTGATTTTATCTCCTGCTGCTGTACATATGGCAATGGGAAGAACAGGTGATGGGGCTGTTCAAGTTATACCTGTTGAACAAGCAATGATAATATCTATGATAGCATTACTTGTGACAGTTTTTATTTCATTACTTGGAAAAGGTATTTTTAAATTAATACCTATTTTAGGTGGAATTATTATAGGTTATGCTGTTTCTTTATATTATGGAATTGTTGATTTTTCACCAGTTAAGCAAGCTGCATGGTTTATTATTCCAGAATTCACAGCACCTGAGTTTAATTGGCAAGCAATTTTATTTATTTTACCAATAGCTATTGCTCCTGCAATTGAGCATATTGGAGATATGTTAGCAATTTCAAAGGTAACAAAAGAAGATTATTTAAAAAAGCCAGGACTTAAGAATACTCTTTTAGGAGATGGTTTAGCAACTTCTGTTGCATCACTTTTTGGAGGACCACCAAATACAACTTATTCAGAGGTTACAGGTGCTGTAACTGTTACAAAAGCATATAATCCTGCTATTATGACTTGGACTGCCATTGCTGCAATTATTTTAGCTTTTGTTGGAAAACTTGGTGGATTACTTGCAACGATTCCACTTCCTGTTATGGGTGGTATTATGCTTTTATTATTTGGTATTATTGCATCAATTGGTATTTCTACACTAATTAAAGCAAATACAGATTTATCTTGCCCTAGAAATATGGCAATTGTTGCTATGATTTTAGTTTTTTCAATTGGTGGAATGACATTTAATTTTGGAGGAGTTGCTTTTTCTGGAATAGGTCTTGGTGCAATTGTAGGAATTTTCTTAAATCTAATTTTACCACAACCAAGAGAAAGTTAA
- a CDS encoding YajQ family cyclic di-GMP-binding protein, which yields MAKAKEHHFDISAKLDMQEMKNAVIQAQKEVDNRYDFKGLKKEIDLNQTTKTLSLVSASDNKVDAIKDILISKMNKRDISINSLEELKAEDASGGNRKITFKIIDTIEKEEAKTIQTEIKKLKLKVTAVNQGEEIRVTGKSIDDLQTIMKHLKSLELKAPLVFDNFR from the coding sequence ATGGCAAAAGCAAAAGAACATCATTTTGATATTTCAGCAAAACTTGATATGCAAGAGATGAAAAATGCAGTTATTCAAGCTCAAAAAGAGGTTGATAATAGATATGATTTTAAAGGTTTAAAAAAAGAGATAGATTTAAATCAAACTACAAAAACTCTATCATTAGTAAGTGCAAGTGATAATAAAGTTGATGCAATTAAAGATATATTAATTTCAAAAATGAATAAAAGAGATATTTCTATTAATTCTCTTGAAGAGTTAAAAGCAGAAGATGCAAGTGGTGGAAATAGAAAAATTACATTTAAAATTATTGATACAATAGAAAAAGAAGAAGCAAAAACAATTCAAACTGAAATAAAAAAACTGAAATTAAAAGTAACAGCAGTTAATCAAGGCGAAGAGATAAGAGTAACTGGAAAAAGTATCGATGATTTACAAACAATAATGAAACACTTAAAAAGCTTAGAACTTAAAGCACCTTTAGTATTTGATAACTTTAGATAG
- a CDS encoding NAD(P)-binding domain-containing protein gives MKTISILGCGWLGLEVARTFLKEGFKVNASTTNSSKIDSLKKEGFSSFLIDTNYSNNNLESFFKCDILLISIPSSVDNFLNFLETIYTKIDLANTHVILISSSSIYPNENNSFDESYKLNEKNCGKKNVYLIEQSCKDKFSKLTILRCAGLMGYDRFAAKYFENKTVKDANKKVNFVHRDDVINAINEVIKFKSYDTFNLCSKEHPNKKELYSFQAKNKQIKILNFEYTENYNNRIILGNKITNKLNFKYKFDNPFTYFLV, from the coding sequence TTGAAAACTATTTCTATTTTAGGTTGTGGTTGGTTAGGTTTAGAAGTTGCAAGAACTTTTTTAAAAGAGGGTTTTAAAGTCAATGCTTCAACTACAAATAGTTCTAAAATAGATAGTTTAAAAAAAGAAGGTTTCTCTTCTTTTTTAATTGATACAAACTATTCAAATAACAATTTAGAAAGCTTTTTTAAATGCGATATTTTACTTATATCAATTCCTTCTAGTGTAGATAATTTTCTGAATTTTTTAGAAACAATTTATACAAAAATAGATTTAGCAAATACACATGTTATCCTTATAAGTTCAAGTTCTATTTATCCAAATGAAAATAATAGCTTTGATGAATCATATAAACTTAATGAAAAAAATTGTGGTAAAAAAAATGTTTATTTAATAGAACAATCTTGTAAAGATAAGTTCTCTAAACTGACTATTTTAAGATGTGCAGGGCTTATGGGATATGATAGATTTGCAGCAAAATATTTTGAAAACAAAACAGTAAAAGATGCAAATAAAAAAGTAAATTTTGTACATAGAGATGATGTAATTAATGCAATAAATGAAGTTATTAAATTTAAAAGCTATGACACTTTTAATTTATGTTCAAAGGAGCATCCCAATAAAAAAGAGTTATACTCATTTCAAGCAAAAAATAAACAAATAAAGATTTTAAACTTTGAATATACTGAAAATTATAATAATCGTATAATTTTAGGTAACAAAATAACAAATAAGCTAAACTTTAAATACAAATTTGATAATCCATTTACTTACTTTTTAGTATAA
- a CDS encoding DUF423 domain-containing protein yields MKIDDNVKLFLAIASFMMALAVAIGAFGAHGLKAIVEPSMLATYNTGVEYHFYNTLGLFVISFIIYLKPNCKKLILSAWLVLIGTLIFSFSLYFLVVLNMPFLGAITPIGGTLLIIAWLLTSYSIYKN; encoded by the coding sequence ATGAAAATTGATGATAATGTAAAGCTATTCTTAGCTATTGCTTCTTTTATGATGGCCTTAGCTGTTGCAATAGGTGCTTTTGGAGCACATGGATTAAAAGCAATAGTTGAACCTTCTATGCTTGCTACTTATAATACAGGAGTTGAGTATCATTTTTATAATACTCTTGGATTATTTGTTATTTCTTTTATAATATATCTTAAACCAAATTGTAAAAAACTTATTCTTTCTGCATGGCTAGTGTTAATTGGAACTTTAATTTTTAGTTTTTCATTATATTTTTTAGTTGTGTTAAATATGCCATTTTTAGGTGCTATTACACCAATTGGTGGAACATTATTAATTATAGCTTGGTTACTGACATCTTATAGTATATATAAAAATTAG
- a CDS encoding LysR substrate-binding domain-containing protein — MFTLKELDIFFKLCENSHISNLAKQVNLTQSAISISLNSLEKKIGENLFDRVGKKLVLNERGRFFKNKAIKPYLELKNLKDSFSDDLLKGELKIASSKTFNSINLSSYIFDFISNHEVSITKYSQNTKEIIDEVLDSTIDLGFIEKEFDDSNIIKERIASDSLIIVTSDETLSKKEYYIDQLYSKKWILREKGSGTREVFLSKLKYLDEFKITMEISNFEEIKDILLQHKDTLTCISKLAVKKELEKKQLFEIKTKNLKFDRELYMIYHKNKYKSKLFLEFTSYIKKCFKKF, encoded by the coding sequence ATGTTTACTTTAAAAGAGTTAGATATATTTTTTAAACTTTGTGAAAACTCTCATATTTCAAATCTTGCAAAACAAGTCAACTTAACACAATCAGCAATCTCAATTTCATTAAATAGCTTAGAAAAAAAAATTGGAGAAAATCTTTTTGATAGAGTAGGAAAGAAGTTAGTATTAAATGAAAGAGGAAGATTTTTTAAAAATAAGGCTATAAAGCCTTATTTAGAACTTAAAAATTTAAAAGATAGTTTTAGTGATGATTTATTAAAAGGTGAGTTAAAAATTGCTTCAAGCAAAACATTTAATAGTATTAATTTATCTTCATATATTTTTGATTTTATTTCAAACCATGAAGTAAGTATTACAAAATATTCTCAAAATACAAAAGAGATAATTGATGAAGTTTTAGATTCAACTATTGATTTAGGTTTTATTGAAAAAGAGTTTGATGATTCAAATATCATAAAAGAAAGAATTGCAAGTGATTCTTTAATAATAGTAACAAGTGATGAAACTCTTTCAAAAAAAGAGTACTATATAGACCAATTATATAGTAAAAAATGGATTTTAAGAGAAAAAGGTTCTGGCACAAGAGAAGTGTTTTTAAGTAAATTGAAATATCTTGATGAATTTAAAATCACAATGGAAATATCAAATTTTGAAGAGATAAAAGATATATTACTTCAACACAAAGATACACTTACATGTATTTCAAAACTAGCAGTAAAAAAAGAGTTAGAAAAAAAACAACTTTTTGAAATAAAAACAAAAAATCTAAAATTTGATAGAGAGCTTTATATGATTTATCATAAAAATAAATATAAAAGTAAACTCTTTTTAGAGTTTACTTCATACATCAAAAAATGTTTTAAGAAGTTTTAA
- the upp gene encoding uracil phosphoribosyltransferase, with the protein MYKESTNAVVKHLINRLRDVRTASNEFRLTIEEISRMIVAEALADFPTITTNINTWQGPLDVEMLEVQKIVLVPILRAGEPMLTGILQTLPYARSGFLAMKRDEETSLSKLFYENIPDNLEDKTVLLLDPMIATGGSLIDGIDYLKGIGAKRIISLNILGSPYGIQKVQEVHPDVDIYIAQIDERLDENNYIRPGLGDAGDRAFNTK; encoded by the coding sequence ATGTATAAAGAGAGTACAAACGCTGTTGTAAAACATCTTATAAATAGACTAAGAGATGTAAGAACAGCTTCAAATGAATTTAGACTTACAATTGAAGAAATTTCAAGAATGATAGTTGCTGAGGCTTTAGCAGATTTTCCAACAATAACAACAAATATTAATACATGGCAAGGACCTCTTGATGTAGAAATGTTAGAGGTTCAAAAAATAGTTTTAGTTCCAATTTTAAGAGCTGGGGAACCAATGCTTACAGGAATTTTACAAACTTTACCATATGCAAGAAGTGGTTTTTTAGCTATGAAAAGAGATGAAGAGACTTCATTAAGTAAACTATTTTATGAAAATATCCCAGATAACTTAGAAGATAAAACTGTTTTATTACTTGACCCAATGATTGCAACAGGTGGTTCATTAATTGATGGCATTGACTATTTAAAAGGTATAGGCGCAAAAAGAATCATTAGTTTAAATATTTTAGGTTCACCATATGGAATACAAAAAGTTCAAGAAGTACATCCTGATGTAGATATTTATATTGCTCAAATTGATGAAAGATTAGATGAAAACAACTATATTAGACCTGGTCTTGGAGATGCAGGGGATAGAGCTTTTAATACAAAGTAA
- a CDS encoding phosphoribosyltransferase yields MEKFYYSYEEFKKDTQKLVNSCREYEPDILLAVARGGLTLSHLMAQAMDMRNLYALNSIHYEGELKLDTFNIFNIPDVSHAKRVLVVDDIVDSGETMEEILKVLKEKFPNVEFKLATIFYKKSAVLQPDYTVREAKEWIDFFWEVDVI; encoded by the coding sequence TTGGAAAAATTTTATTACAGTTACGAAGAATTTAAAAAGGATACTCAAAAGCTAGTAAATAGTTGTAGGGAGTATGAACCTGATATTTTATTAGCAGTTGCAAGGGGTGGTTTAACATTATCTCATCTTATGGCACAAGCTATGGATATGAGAAATTTGTATGCATTAAACTCAATTCATTATGAAGGTGAATTGAAATTAGATACATTTAATATTTTTAATATTCCAGATGTATCACATGCAAAAAGAGTTTTAGTTGTTGATGATATTGTTGATTCTGGGGAAACAATGGAAGAGATTCTAAAAGTTTTAAAAGAGAAGTTTCCTAATGTTGAATTTAAATTAGCAACAATTTTTTATAAAAAATCTGCTGTATTACAACCTGATTATACAGTAAGAGAAGCAAAAGAATGGATTGACTTTTTTTGGGAAGTTGATGTAATATAA
- a CDS encoding ion transporter has product MIEKIEQIRDARWFSNLTTFIIIAYASVLGFKTIGDVETNYSLFLQFADAFVTIYFVFEIAIKMVAEKKFVNFFKSGWNLFDFTIVVITLLPLESSGYAAVARLLRIFRVLRLFTARPELKAIIDMLIKAIPAIIDIVILMFIIFYIYAIVGNFFFEKLPSGLWSDFLVSMLTLFRVLTFEDWTDVMYEAMEVYPWAWAYFVSFVIIAAFVFFNLFVAVIIGEMQKLNEADMKQEIHEDSKKLDILLSEVKYLRQELNQIKKSKD; this is encoded by the coding sequence TTGATCGAAAAGATTGAACAAATAAGAGATGCAAGGTGGTTTTCAAACCTTACAACTTTTATTATTATAGCTTATGCTTCTGTTTTAGGCTTTAAAACAATTGGTGATGTAGAAACAAACTATTCTTTGTTTTTGCAGTTTGCTGATGCTTTTGTAACTATTTATTTTGTTTTTGAAATAGCTATTAAAATGGTTGCAGAAAAGAAATTTGTTAATTTTTTCAAAAGTGGATGGAATCTGTTTGATTTTACAATTGTAGTTATTACTTTATTACCTTTAGAATCAAGTGGATACGCAGCAGTTGCAAGACTTTTAAGAATATTTAGAGTTCTTCGATTATTTACTGCACGACCAGAATTAAAAGCAATAATAGATATGTTAATAAAAGCAATACCTGCAATAATTGATATTGTTATATTAATGTTTATTATTTTTTATATTTATGCAATTGTTGGAAACTTTTTCTTTGAAAAACTTCCATCAGGTTTATGGTCTGATTTCTTAGTTTCAATGTTGACTCTATTTAGAGTACTTACATTTGAAGATTGGACGGATGTAATGTATGAAGCAATGGAAGTTTATCCTTGGGCTTGGGCATATTTTGTATCTTTTGTAATTATTGCAGCATTTGTATTTTTTAATTTATTTGTGGCTGTTATTATTGGAGAAATGCAAAAATTAAATGAAGCTGATATGAAACAAGAAATACATGAAGATAGTAAAAAGTTAGATATTTTATTAAGTGAAGTAAAATATTTAAGACAAGAATTAAACCAAATAAAAAAAAGTAAGGATTAA